The Mauremys reevesii isolate NIE-2019 unplaced genomic scaffold, ASM1616193v1 Contig1, whole genome shotgun sequence genome includes a region encoding these proteins:
- the LST1 gene encoding leukocyte-specific transcript 1 protein isoform X1 has protein sequence MGCPSVNETCTSGTTLPTEVPAQERGDPSPGTLWQDSLWGKECCIPLWGVATAAGGGFVMLVLILVLSVCLCRARRRVKKLVAWKDGAELEDPDVHYASLQNLASAQVGEQEPEPPGPQHTDYATVAEVKGLAEEGGEGEAWPDRGADPGELVQDPQEGEAWPDRGRDPGELMQDPQEGEAWPDRGRDPGELVQDPQEGAAAH, from the exons ATGGGATGtcccagtgtaaatgagaccTGCACATCAGGTACGACTCTCCCCACGGAAGTGCCCGCTCAGGAGAGGGGTGATCCCAGCCCGGGGACCCTGTGGCAGGACAGCCTGTGGG GTAAGGAATGCTGCATCCCGTTGTGGGGAGTCGCCACCGCGGCAGGTGGGGGGTTTGTCATGCTGGTTCTGATCCTGGTGCTGTCTGTCTGCCTGTGCCGGGCCAGGAGACGAg TAAAGAAGCTGGTGGCTTGGAAG GACGGCGCGGAGCTGGAGGACCCCGACGTGCATTACGCCTCCCTGCAGAATTTGGCCTCAGCCCAGGTCGGGGAGCAGGAGCCGGAGCCCCCCGGCCCCCAGCACACGGACTACGCCACCGTGGCCGAAGTGAAGGGCCTGGCcgaggaggggggggaaggggaggcctGGCCAGATCGGGGCGCGGACCCTGGGGAGCTCGTGCAGGACCCCCAGGAAGGGGAGGCCTGGCCAGATCGGGGCAGGGACCCCGGGGAGCTCATGCAGGACCCCCAGGAAGGGGAGGCCTGGCCAGATCGGGGCAGGGACCCCGGGGAGCTCGTGCAGGACCCCCAGGAAGGGGCAGCCGCCCACTGA
- the LST1 gene encoding leukocyte-specific transcript 1 protein isoform X2 — protein MGCPSVNETCTSGKECCIPLWGVATAAGGGFVMLVLILVLSVCLCRARRRVKKLVAWKDGAELEDPDVHYASLQNLASAQVGEQEPEPPGPQHTDYATVAEVKGLAEEGGEGEAWPDRGADPGELVQDPQEGEAWPDRGRDPGELMQDPQEGEAWPDRGRDPGELVQDPQEGAAAH, from the exons ATGGGATGtcccagtgtaaatgagaccTGCACATCAG GTAAGGAATGCTGCATCCCGTTGTGGGGAGTCGCCACCGCGGCAGGTGGGGGGTTTGTCATGCTGGTTCTGATCCTGGTGCTGTCTGTCTGCCTGTGCCGGGCCAGGAGACGAg TAAAGAAGCTGGTGGCTTGGAAG GACGGCGCGGAGCTGGAGGACCCCGACGTGCATTACGCCTCCCTGCAGAATTTGGCCTCAGCCCAGGTCGGGGAGCAGGAGCCGGAGCCCCCCGGCCCCCAGCACACGGACTACGCCACCGTGGCCGAAGTGAAGGGCCTGGCcgaggaggggggggaaggggaggcctGGCCAGATCGGGGCGCGGACCCTGGGGAGCTCGTGCAGGACCCCCAGGAAGGGGAGGCCTGGCCAGATCGGGGCAGGGACCCCGGGGAGCTCATGCAGGACCCCCAGGAAGGGGAGGCCTGGCCAGATCGGGGCAGGGACCCCGGGGAGCTCGTGCAGGACCCCCAGGAAGGGGCAGCCGCCCACTGA